A window from Methylococcus mesophilus encodes these proteins:
- a CDS encoding acetate/propionate family kinase produces the protein MDAPIAVVNAGSSTVKFSLLNGEKRLLAALLDRLGSKSAHGACASLRDAEGSTLFQGPIPAENHEDALVWLFDWLARNNGGFKPAAVGHRVVHGGDSLIRPEPVTDEVVGRIEALIPLAPLHQPHNLAPIRLLAAKFPDLPQVACFDTAFHATQSAVERRFALPGEYEAAGIRRYGFHGLSYEYIAARLPEIDPAAAEGRTIVCHLGNGASLCAMRAGRSVATTMSFTALDGIPMGTRCGAIDPGVLLHLMTQPGMDAVALSDLLYKRSGLLGLSGLSGDMRDLLASDKPEAAEAVEYFCYRIAREIGSLSAALGGLDALVFTAGIGEHAAPVRTRICQLSAWLGVAIDPAAGRILHTPDSRVHVLVVPTNEEAMIARHVRQTLGLAQGSPQSL, from the coding sequence ATGGACGCTCCCATCGCCGTCGTCAACGCCGGCTCCTCGACCGTCAAGTTCTCCCTCCTGAACGGCGAAAAGCGTCTGCTGGCCGCCCTGCTCGACCGGCTCGGGAGCAAATCCGCCCACGGCGCGTGCGCCAGCTTGCGCGATGCCGAGGGCAGCACGCTGTTTCAAGGGCCGATCCCGGCGGAAAATCACGAAGATGCGCTGGTCTGGCTGTTCGACTGGCTGGCCCGGAACAACGGAGGATTCAAGCCCGCCGCGGTCGGGCACCGGGTGGTCCACGGCGGCGACAGCCTGATCCGGCCGGAACCGGTGACCGATGAGGTCGTCGGGCGGATCGAGGCGCTGATCCCGCTGGCGCCACTGCACCAGCCGCACAATCTGGCCCCCATCCGCCTGCTGGCGGCGAAATTTCCCGACTTGCCGCAGGTGGCCTGTTTCGACACCGCCTTCCACGCCACCCAATCCGCCGTGGAAAGGCGCTTCGCCCTGCCCGGGGAGTACGAGGCGGCCGGCATCCGCCGTTATGGTTTCCACGGACTGTCCTACGAATACATCGCCGCGCGCCTGCCGGAGATCGACCCCGCCGCGGCGGAAGGCCGCACCATCGTCTGCCATCTCGGCAACGGCGCCAGCCTGTGCGCCATGCGAGCGGGCCGCAGCGTCGCGACCACCATGTCGTTCACCGCCCTGGACGGCATCCCCATGGGCACCCGCTGCGGCGCCATCGACCCCGGCGTGCTGCTGCACCTGATGACCCAGCCGGGCATGGATGCCGTCGCCCTCTCAGACCTCTTGTACAAGCGCTCGGGTCTGCTGGGACTGTCCGGCCTGAGCGGCGACATGCGCGATCTCCTGGCCAGCGACAAGCCTGAAGCCGCCGAGGCCGTCGAATATTTCTGCTACCGCATCGCCCGCGAAATCGGCTCGCTGAGCGCCGCGCTGGGCGGGCTCGACGCATTGGTCTTCACCGCCGGCATCGGCGAACACGCCGCGCCCGTGCGCACCCGCATCTGCCAGCTTTCGGCCTGGCTGGGGGTCGCGATCGATCCGGCCGCCGGCAGGATCCTGCACACGCCGGACAGCCGCGTCCATGTGCTGGTGGTCCCCACCAACGAGGAAGCCATGATCGCCCGCCACGTCCGGCAAACCCTGGGCCTGGCGCAAGGTTCCCCCCAGTCCCTTTAA
- a CDS encoding DUF2058 domain-containing protein — translation MSNPLQEQLRKAGLVNDKQLKKAQKDQRKERQRASENKGAAPEAEKARLQAQAEKAARDRELNLQKKEAEERKALAAQIRQLVEANRQPAEGEVAFNFADGGAVKRLYVNEALRKRIAQGQIAIVKLDGKYELVPAEVAERIAARDASCVVLKNAPERTGEETKDDPYAAYQVPDDLIW, via the coding sequence ATGAGCAACCCTCTCCAGGAACAATTGCGCAAAGCGGGCCTGGTCAACGACAAGCAATTGAAGAAAGCGCAAAAGGACCAGCGCAAAGAACGCCAGCGGGCCAGCGAAAACAAGGGAGCCGCCCCTGAGGCCGAGAAAGCCCGGCTCCAGGCCCAGGCCGAAAAAGCCGCGCGCGACCGCGAACTGAATCTGCAGAAGAAGGAGGCCGAGGAGCGCAAGGCGCTGGCCGCGCAGATTCGCCAGCTCGTCGAAGCCAACCGCCAGCCCGCCGAAGGAGAGGTCGCCTTCAACTTCGCCGACGGCGGCGCCGTCAAGCGCCTCTACGTCAACGAGGCCCTGCGCAAGCGCATCGCCCAAGGCCAGATCGCGATCGTCAAACTGGACGGCAAATACGAACTGGTGCCGGCGGAAGTCGCCGAACGCATCGCAGCGAGGGATGCCTCCTGCGTCGTGCTGAAAAACGCGCCGGAGCGCACCGGCGAGGAAACCAAGGACGATCCCTACGCCGCCTACCAGGTGCCGGACGACCTGATCTGGTAG